One region of Esox lucius isolate fEsoLuc1 chromosome 17, fEsoLuc1.pri, whole genome shotgun sequence genomic DNA includes:
- the eogt gene encoding EGF domain-specific O-linked N-acetylglucosamine transferase, whose protein sequence is MLLLVALAMVCTPTVVSAEEAVNTSRKPLLNYSSLALPRHHIPYFLHSNQRVARLCREDPLCPFKDAMLDMSPCWGYEKNCAPENRFGYPVCTRVDSGWASSLDAAQELFWKQADFGYVRERLSEMKTLCKATNPGESSLKCTSHTRFCRATNLYLDLRNPRRGHERYKEDFLQTGEIGGRCSLDSRALAAEGEHKSPLQSWFAELQTYTELDFNPAHGDHCDIVMEKPTVFMKLDAGVNMYHHFCDFVNLYISQHINNSFSRDIRILMWDTSAYGYGDLFSETWKAFSDYDIIPLKTFDSNRVCFKDVVFSLLPRMRYGLFYNTPLISNCHSEGMFRAFSEHVLYRLGISQNGPKVGTVRVTLLARSTDYRKILNQQELVNALKTVPSLEVRVVDYKYRDIPFLEQLSITHNSDIFIGIHGAGLTHLLFLPDWAVVFELYNCQDESCYRDLARLRGIRYVTWQKRDKVFPEDKGHHPSLGEHPKFTNYSFDVEEFMRLVLNAADHVLKHPKWQPRPGRDEL, encoded by the exons ATGCTGCTGCTGGTAGCACTGGCCATGGTCTGTACTCCCACTGTGGTGTCAGCTGAGGAGGCTGTGAACACCAGCCGCAAACCACTGCTCAACTACAGCAGCCTTGCGCTGCCCCGGCACCACATCCCCTACTTCCTCCACAGTAACCAGAGAGTGGCCAGGCTCTGTCGAGAGGACCCGCTCTGCCCTTTTAAA gATGCCATGCTGGATATGTCGCCCTGCTGGGGGTATGAGAAGAACTGTGCCCCAGAGAACCGCTTTGGCTATCCTGTCTGCACCAGGGTTGATTCTGGATG GGCCAGTTCACTGGATGCAGCCCAGGAGCTTTTCTGGAAACAGGCAGACTTTGGTTATGTCAGGGAGCGCCTCAGTGAGATGAAGACTCTCTGCAAGGCCACCAATCCT GGAGAGTCGTCTTTAAAATGCACCAGCCACACTCGCTTCTGCAGGGCGACCAACCTGTACCTTGACCTGAGAAACCCTCGCAGGGGTCATGAGAG GTATAAGGAGGACTTTCTCCAGACAGGGGAGATTGGTGGGCGCTGCAGTCTGGACAGCCGAGCACTGGCCGCAGAAGGAGAGCACAAGAGCCCCCTACAGTCTTG GTTTGCTGAGCTACAGACCTACACGGAGTTAGACTTCAACCCCGCCCATGGAGACCACTGTGACATTGTTATGGAGAAGCCTACAGTTTTCATGAAGCTTGACGCAG GGGTGAACATGTACCATCACTTCTGTGACTTTGTCAACTTGTACATCTCCCAGCACATCAACAACTCCTTCAGCAGAGACATCCGCATCCTCATGTGGGACACT AGTGCTTATGGATATGGTGATCTGTTCAGTGAGACATGGAAGGCTTTCTCTGACTACGATATCATCCctctgaaaacatttgacagtaATAGG GTGTGCTTCAAAGATGTGGTGTTTTCCCTGTTACCCAGGATGAGGTATGGATTGTTCTATAATACACCTCTG ATATCTAACTGCCACAGTGAAGGGATGTTCAGGGCGTTCTCGGAGCATGTCCTGTATCGACTCGGTATTTCACAGAATGGTCCCAAG GTGGGGACAGTCCGTGTCACGTTGTTAGCACGCAGCACAGACTACCGTAAGATATTAAACCAGCAGGAG CTCGTGAACGCCCTGAAGACTGTGCCTTCACTAGAGGTCAGAGTGGTAGATTACAAATACAG agACATTCCATTCCTGGAGCAACTCAGTATTACCCACAACTCTGACATCTTCATCGGGATTCACGGGGCGGGACTTACCCACCTGCTCTTCCTCCCTGACTGGGCTGTTGTATTTGAGCT ATATAACTGTCAGGATGAGAGCTGCTATCGAGATCTGGCTCGGCTCCGGGGGATCCGATATGTGACTTGGCAGAAAAGGGACAAAGTGTTCCCAGAGGATAAG ggtCACCATCCCTCCCTGGGGGAGCATCCGAAGTTCACAAACTACTCCTTTGACGTGGAGGAGTTCATGCGCCTGGTGCTGAATGCGGCAGACCACGTCCTGAAACACCCCAAATGGCAACCCCGGCCTGGCCGTGATGAACTGTAA
- the tmf1 gene encoding TATA element modulatory factor — translation MSWFSSTQLSSFAKQALTTAQKSIDRVLDIKEDKWDDTVVMPYDDLSVKTPLSGGWGMTQWDSAPEECTTTPPPSSEAITTPVTRTVVDETENFFSAFLAQGDLQGVMGTQVVSVPPTKSRRRPQEKDVEDKDIDVKDDAALRKPGPKGADRLDEQESAENEAVLTESSSLWSSSEVVLVQTPDLLGLPQGSDTDDSDSPQIHKSWTESTVEGITGVPEEEPKDQQLNPSETQLEDDPDASGDDAADASAATTNTEPEPCFDPAPPAPPKEIMLEPGDPKAEGRQSDTPSPKSEDRQSNTPSPPVSAFSSGTSTTSDIEVLDHESVQSESSASSRQETAEAKAGLHLMQGSFQLLSASACGDFSRLEDYPKLTESCGSSSDAFERIDSFSVQSLDSRSVSEVNSDDEIPGSRTLASVTAGAAPSRPVIVSSTAQEQDEAGEKGLTEVAKDQSQDENEMEESGRSATPVNSEHPEDLVEGESEADLALSGPIPDPEAQLPPPITEEKRGVSTCQILELQKVIDELSSRLEKRELQLLSVSKDKARLEEECDNLKDEVIGLKEESTSVQSLKEEFTQRIADAERKAQLACKERDIAKKEIKGMREELSTRLNSNETMEIIREKEEQIRGLLDEGDKLSKQQLQHSNIIKKLRAKEKENEAKITKNNQKLKEQEEEIKHLHQILEGKEQVEKQHRDSIKKLSIVVEHQEKDIVKLQSDAEELQENNRSLQAALDNSYKELAGLHKAKASHASEAQEVALIRETQAKEELALALVKAQEEARLQQDALVNQVADLRLALQRVEQQQARKEDYLREEIRDLQQRLQGAETRNQELSQSVTSATRPLLRQIENLQASLGGQTASWEKLEKSISDRLVEAQAQLAVAVEKERAATEELLAIKAQLASLESQNSLLRQEKGRLHGQLDAERTRREKLEDESCREHVELENLRGEHTRALEEAKKEKLLLTNQLEMEKMKVEQEKKKCYLAQEALKEKERRALVHSVGEPPASSTPSLSRSSSISGVDHVGLHTSFSQEDPLDHSLGTMTLSMSGTNLYEAARLSGGSSIIENLQSQLKLRDGEIAQLQLEISSLERTRSSLAEEMVRLTNQNEEMEDSVKEIPALKVQLQELEQRHNTILQMYGEKAEEAEELRLDLEDVKNMYKTQIDELLKNQK, via the exons ATGAGTTGGTTCAGCTCTACCCAGCTGTCAAGCTTTGCCAAACAAGCTTTGACAACAGCTCAGAAATCAATTGACCGAGTTCTTGACATTAAAGAAGACAAATGGGATGACACAGTGGTAATGCCTTATGACG ATCTATCAGTGAAGACCCCATTGAGCGGTGGATGGGGGATGACACAATGGGACTCTGCTCCAGAGGAATGCACCACaactcctcctccctcttctgaGGCCATAACAACCCCTGTCACTCGCACAGTAGTGGATGAAACTGAGAACTTCTTCAGTGCGTTCCTTGCCCAAGGAGACCTCCAGGGTGTCATGGGCACTCAGGTGGTGTCTGTACCACCCACCAAGTCCCGCAGGCGGCCACAAGAGAAGGATGTGGAGGACAAGGACATTGATGTCAAGGACGATGCGGCCCTTCGCAAACCAGGTCCGAAAGGGGCAGATAGATTGGATGAACAGGAATCTGCTGAGAATGAGGCAGTCTTGACAGAGTCTTCAAGTCTGTGGTCTTCCTCAGAAGTTGTTCTTGTTCAGACACCAGACCTCCTAGGACTGCCTCAGGGGTCAGATACGGATGATTCTGACAGTCCACAAATTCATAAAAGCTGGACGGAATCCACTGTGGAGGGTATAACTGGTGTTCCTGAGGAGGAACCAAAGGATCAACAATTGAATCCCTCAGAAACCCAACTTGAAGACGACCCTGATGCCTCAGGCGATGACGCTGCGGACGCCTCAGCAGCTACCACCAACACTGAACCGGAGCCCTGCTTTGACCCAGCTCCTCCCGCGCCCCCTAAGGAAATCATGTTAGAGCCTGGAGACCCCAAAGCGGAGGGCAGGCAGAGTGACACACCCTCTCCTAAATCAGAGGACCGGCAgagcaacaccccctccccacccGTAAGTGCTTTCTCTTCAGGCACCTCCACCACAAGTGACATTGAGGTTTTGGACCATGAGAGTGTGCAGAGCGAGAGCTCGGCCAGTTCCAGGCAGGAGACGGCGGAGGCCAAGGCAGGCCTCCACCTGATGCAGGGCTCATTTCAGCTGCTCTCAGCCTCCGCCTGTGGGGACTTCTCCCGCTTGGAGGATTACCCCAAGCTGACCGAGAGCTGCGGTTCCTCCTCAGATGCCTTCGAACGCATCGACTCGTTCAGCGTGCAGTCCCTGGACAGCCGCAGCGTCAGTGAGGTCAACTCTGACGATGAAATCCCAGGGAGCCGGACGCTGGCGTCTGTCACGGCCGGGGCCGCGCCCTCACGACCTGTCATAGTGTCAAGCACCGCCCAGGAACAGGATGAAGCAGGGGAGAAGGGCCTGACGGAAGTTGCGAAAGATCAGTCTCAGGATGAGAACGAGATGGAGGAGAGTGGCCGCAGTGCCACGCCTGTTAACAGCGAGCACCCAGAGGACCTGGTAGAAGGGGAATCGGAGGCAGATCTTGCACTTTCTGGCCCCATCCCTGATCCAGAGGCCCAGCTGCCCCCACCAATCacggaggagaaaagaggagtgtCAACATGTCAGATTCTAGAGCTACAAAAG GTAATTGATGAGCTGTCAAGCCGCCTTGAGAAGAGGGAGTTGCAGTTGCTGTCAGTCAGCAAAGATAAGGCCAGGCTGGAGGAAGAGTGTGACAACCTTAAAGA TGAGGTTATAGGTCTTAAGGAGGAGAGTACTAGTGTGCAGTCTTTGAAGGAGGAGTTCACCCAGCGCATCGCAGATGCAGAGAGGAAAGCTCAGCTAGCATGCAAAGAAAGGGACATCGCCAAGAAG GAAATAAAGGGGATGAGGGAAGAGCTGTCCACCAGACTCAACTCCAACGAGACCATGGAGATCATCCGTGAGAAGGAGGAGCAGATCCGTGGGCTCCTGGATGAGGGCGATAAGCTGTCCAAGCAGCAGCTTCAACACTCCAACATAATCAAGAAGCTGCGGGCCAAAGAGAAGGAGAACGAGGCCAAAATCACTAAAAACAACCAGAAGCTTAAAGAGCAGGAGGAAGAGATCAAACATCTACACCAG ATTCTGGAAGGAAAGGAGCAAGTGGAAAAGCAGCACAGGGACAGCATTAAGAAGCTGTCCATTGTGGTGGAGCACCAGGAGAAGGACATAGTCAAACTCCAAAGTGATGCCGAGGAGCTCCAGGAAAACAACAGGAGCCTACAGGCTGCCCTTGACAACTCCTACAA AGAGCTAGCAGGGCTACACAAAGCCAAAGCCAGCCACGCCAGTGAAGCCCAGGAGGTTGCTCTGATCAGGGAAACCCAGGCTAAGGAGGAGCTGGCCCTGGCCCTGGTGAAGGCCCAAGAGGAGGCCCGTCTGCAGCAGGACGCTCTGGTCAACCAGGTTGCTGATCTGCGGCTGGCTCTGCAGAGGGTGGAACAGCAGCAAGCCAGGAAGGAGGACTACCTGAGGGAGGAGATCAGGGACCTGCAGCAG CGACTGCAGGGGGCGGAGACCCGGAACCAGGAGCTGAGTCAGAGCGTTACCTCGGCAACACGGCCACTGCTCAGGCAGATCGAGAACCTGCAGGCGTCGCTGGGAGGCCAGACGGCATCGTGGGAGAAACTAGAGAAGAGCATTTCAGATCGACTAG TGGAGGCACAAGCCCAGCTAGCTGTTGCTGTGGAAAAAGAGCGAGCAGCCACTGAGGAGCTGCTGGCCATTAAGGCCCAGCTGGCCTCACTGGAATCCCAGAATTCCCTGCTTCGCCAGGAGAAAGGGCGTCTCCATGGACAGCTGGATGCAGAGAGGACCAGGCGGGAGAAACTGGAAGATGAAAGCTGCAG GGAGCATGTGGAGCTGGAGAATCTGAGGGGAGAGCACACCCGAGCACTGGAGGAGGCCAAGAAGGAGAAG CTGCTCCTGACCAATCAGCTGGAGATGGAGAAAATGAAGGTAGAGCAAGAGAAGAAGAAATGCTACCTAGCACAGGAGGCCCTGAAGGAAAAG GAGCGGAGGGCACTGGTTCACTCTGTGGGTGAACCCCCAGCCTCTTCTACGCCCTCCCTGTCCCGTTCCAGCTCCATCAGCGGAGTAGACCACGTGGGCCTGCACACCTCCTTTTCCCAG GAGGACCCTCTGGATCACTCACTGGGGACGATGACCTTGTCCATGAGTGGAACCAACCTCTACGAGGCGGCTCGGCTCAGCGGAGGCTCCAGTATCATAGAGAACCTGCAGTCCCAGCTCAAACTCCGAGACGGAGAGATAGCACAGCTACAG CTGGAGATCTCTAGTCTGGAAAGGACTCGTTCTTCCCTGGCTGAGGAAATGGTCAGATTGACCAATCAGAATGAGGAGATGGAGGATAGTGTGAAGGAGATCCCCGCACTGAAAGTGCAACTTCAG GAGCTGGAACAGAGACACAACACCATACTTCAGATGTATGGAGAGAAGGCAGAAGAAGCAGAGGAGCTGAGACTTGACCTGGAAGACGTCAAGAACATGTATAAAACACAGATTGATGAACTGCTCAAGAACCAGAAATAG